The following are encoded together in the Gammaproteobacteria bacterium genome:
- a CDS encoding TonB-dependent receptor: MRVRPRCNRPDGRHAPVCKVRTAILASGLGAAVLLPTLSVAQSPDTPIETIPVTPIDADNSRPGEKPETAPRMLEEIVVTATKQSTSVRDIPVSIDVMMGDDLAESGKTSLEQILEQSPGVSFSSSGGSEIRQQVVIRGVTASSTAGYGGATTGYLFNDVSLVNPSLAGSIPGIDPYDLSTVEVLKGPQGTLFGGAALAGAIRYVPNAPVYGEFSGSLAAGLVDLADSDGLGQEVMGRLNLPVGDEAALRIAVVKRERPGVLDDLTSGEDDIDERRNLQGRIIGAWQITDHLSGELTAHFFEAEADASGVTDNTQTRTTATRRYETPGDVSAQIYRGQLVYDFGAFSLTGVGSYVDKDSDSLYDLTAFQGFEWVPGLAVYQNFLATTEQTTGELRITSNERSQSDFWLLDSWSYLGGVYRLDADQVFNLPTYINLSGASALDALGLGGLGLGELVDPTVELFVGSDVSATAEETAVFFDVTKYLGYSWELNLGGRYFKQSGHGQFAGSINGLTTNSGESDLTEDGFNPKAALTWRPTDSISVIGSYARGFRFGGFNNNPLRDPDIPFTFYSDEIENYELGIRTQWLGGALRFDTTAFYIDWTNPQVRQSSQTTSTSYISNAGAARIQGVESALTAALPFNLTMLLNGSYLDARLTESFDAARGVAEEGSRLPATPFLTGSAALSHQALLGAWSLVSNLGYSYQSETNSGVSGFEVLPAYGLWNLALGATHSGTRFDTTFRVSATNLFDKTVPANAFQGVSSTGGATNYGFIQPRTVIASVGVDF; encoded by the coding sequence GGGCGCGGCTGTGCTGCTGCCAACACTGAGTGTGGCGCAATCGCCCGACACACCCATTGAGACGATTCCGGTCACACCGATCGACGCGGACAACTCAAGGCCCGGCGAAAAGCCCGAAACCGCGCCACGCATGCTCGAGGAGATCGTGGTCACGGCAACCAAGCAATCCACCTCGGTACGCGACATTCCGGTCAGCATCGACGTGATGATGGGCGACGATCTGGCGGAGTCCGGCAAGACCAGCCTGGAACAGATCCTGGAACAGTCACCGGGCGTCAGCTTCAGCAGTTCCGGCGGCTCCGAAATCCGTCAGCAGGTGGTGATCCGCGGTGTGACCGCCAGCAGCACCGCCGGCTACGGCGGTGCCACCACAGGCTATCTGTTCAACGACGTCTCGCTGGTCAATCCCTCGCTGGCCGGTTCGATTCCCGGCATCGACCCCTACGACCTGTCCACGGTCGAAGTGCTCAAGGGGCCGCAGGGCACGCTGTTCGGTGGCGCCGCGCTGGCCGGCGCGATCCGCTACGTGCCCAATGCACCGGTCTACGGCGAGTTCTCGGGCAGTCTCGCAGCCGGTCTGGTCGATCTCGCGGACAGCGATGGGCTCGGCCAGGAGGTCATGGGGCGGCTCAACCTGCCGGTCGGCGATGAGGCGGCGCTGCGCATCGCCGTGGTCAAACGCGAGCGTCCCGGCGTGCTCGATGACCTCACTTCGGGCGAAGACGACATCGACGAACGCCGCAACCTGCAGGGCCGCATCATCGGCGCCTGGCAGATCACGGACCATTTGTCGGGCGAACTGACGGCGCACTTCTTCGAGGCCGAGGCAGACGCCAGTGGTGTCACCGACAACACCCAGACCCGGACCACGGCGACGCGACGCTACGAGACGCCGGGCGATGTGTCCGCGCAGATCTATCGCGGCCAGCTGGTCTACGATTTCGGCGCATTCTCGCTGACCGGCGTCGGCAGCTACGTCGACAAGGACAGCGACAGCCTCTACGACCTCACGGCTTTCCAGGGCTTCGAGTGGGTGCCGGGCCTGGCCGTTTACCAGAACTTTCTGGCGACTACCGAGCAGACCACCGGCGAACTGCGCATCACTTCGAACGAACGCAGCCAGAGCGATTTCTGGCTGCTCGACAGCTGGTCCTACCTCGGCGGCGTGTACCGGCTGGACGCCGATCAGGTGTTCAACCTGCCGACCTATATCAATCTTTCCGGTGCCAGCGCGCTGGACGCATTGGGTCTGGGCGGACTGGGGCTGGGCGAGCTGGTCGACCCGACCGTGGAGCTGTTCGTGGGCTCGGACGTCTCGGCCACCGCCGAGGAAACCGCCGTGTTCTTCGACGTCACCAAATACCTGGGCTATTCCTGGGAGCTCAATCTGGGCGGGCGCTATTTCAAGCAGAGCGGGCATGGACAGTTCGCCGGATCGATCAACGGACTGACCACCAACAGCGGGGAATCCGATCTGACGGAGGACGGGTTCAACCCCAAGGCCGCGCTGACCTGGCGCCCCACCGACTCGATCTCCGTCATCGGCAGCTACGCGCGCGGCTTCCGCTTCGGCGGCTTCAACAACAATCCGCTGCGCGATCCCGACATTCCGTTCACGTTCTACTCGGATGAAATCGAGAACTACGAACTCGGTATCCGGACGCAATGGCTGGGCGGCGCCCTGCGCTTCGACACCACGGCGTTCTACATCGACTGGACCAATCCGCAGGTGCGTCAGTCCAGCCAGACCACGTCCACCTCGTACATCTCCAACGCGGGCGCGGCACGCATCCAGGGCGTGGAATCGGCGCTGACGGCGGCGCTGCCGTTCAATCTAACGATGCTGCTCAACGGCAGCTATCTCGATGCGCGCCTGACCGAATCCTTCGACGCCGCGCGCGGCGTCGCCGAGGAAGGTTCAAGGCTCCCGGCCACGCCGTTCCTCACTGGCTCGGCCGCCTTGTCGCATCAGGCCCTGCTCGGCGCCTGGTCGCTGGTCTCGAACCTCGGCTACAGCTACCAGAGCGAAACCAACAGCGGCGTCAGCGGCTTCGAGGTTCTGCCGGCCTACGGCCTGTGGAATCTGGCGCTCGGCGCGACCCACAGCGGCACACGTTTCGACA